Proteins found in one Zea mays cultivar B73 chromosome 1, Zm-B73-REFERENCE-NAM-5.0, whole genome shotgun sequence genomic segment:
- the LOC100284071 gene encoding Auxin transporter-like protein 3 translates to MSSEASSVVVADENGAAETVGVGRYVEMEKDQESSAAKSRLSGLLWHGGSAYDAWFSCASNQVAQVLLTLPYSFSQLGMLSGILFQLLYGLMGSWTAYLISVLYVEYRARKEREKADFRNHVIQWFEVLDGLLGRHWRNVGLAFNCTFLLFGSVIQLIACASNIYYINDKLDKRTWTYIFGACCATTVFIPSFHNYRIWSFLGLVMTTYTAWYLAVASLIHGQVDGVKHSGPTKMVLYFTGATNILYTFGGHAVTVEIMHAMWRPQKFKAIYLMATLYVLTLTLPSAASVYWAFGDQLLTRSNALALLPRTAFRDAAVVLMLAHQFITFGFACTPLYFVWEKLVGLHDCRSLCRRAAARLPVVVPIWFLAIIFPFFGPINSAVGSLLVSFTVYIIPALAHMITFRSATARENAMEPPPRLLGRWTGAYMINAFVVAWVLVVGFGFGGWASMTNFVRQIDTFGLFTKCYQCPPPPPLPFPGGGLGNITMPFNGDGLPPTPAPSPAHYFFRHHRHHSHHRGL, encoded by the exons ATGTCCTCAGAGGCCAGCAGCGTCGTCGTCGCCGACGAGAATGGAGCGGCGGAGACGGTCGGCGTCGGGCGGTACGTGGAAATGGAGAAGGACCAAGAGTCGAGCGCAGCCAAGTCGCGGCTCTCCGGCCTGCTCTGGCACGGCGGCTCCGCCTACGACGCTTGGTTCAGCTGCGCGTCCAACCAG GTGGCTCAGGTGCTCCTGACCCTGCCCTACTCGTTCTCGCAACTGGGGATGCTGAGCGGCATACTGTTCCAGCTCCTGTACGGGCTGATGGGCAGCTGGACGGCGTACCTCATCAGCGTTCTCTACGTGGAGTACCGGGCCAGGAAGGAGAGGGAGAAGGCGGACTTCAGGAACCATGTCATCCAG TGGTTCGAGGTGCTGGACGGGCTGCTCGGGAGGCACTGGAGGAACGTCGGCCTGGCCTTCAACTGCACGTTCCTGCTCTTCGGCTCGGTCATCCAGCTCATCGCATGCGCAAG CAACATCTACTACATCAACGACAAGCTGGACAAGCGGACGTGGACGTACATCTTCGGCGCCTGCTGCGCCACGACGGTGTTCATCCCGTCGTTCCACAACTACCGGATCTGGTCGTTCCTGGGCCTCGTCATGACCACCTACACGGCGTGGTACCTCGCCGTCGCGTCCCTCATCCATGGCCAG GTTGATGGCGTGAAGCACTCCGGGCCGACCAAGATGGTGCTCTACTTCACCGGGGCCACAAACATTCTCTACACTTTCGGAGGGCACGCTGTTACCGT GGAGATCATGCACGCGATGTGGCGGCCGCAGAAGTTCAAGGCGATCTACCTGATGGCGACGCTGTACGTGCTGACGCTGACGCTGCCGTCGGCGGCCAGCGTGTACTGGGCGTTCGGCGACCAGCTGCTGACCCGCTCCAACGCGCTGGCGCTGCTCCCGCGCACGGCGTTCCGCGACGCCGCCGTCGTGCTCATGCTCGCCCACCAGTTCATCACCTTCGGCTTCGCCTGCACGCCGCTCTACTTCGTCTGGGAGAAGCTCGTCGGCCTGCACGACTGCCGCAGCCTCTGCaggcgcgccgccgcgcgcctccccGTCGTCGTCCCCATCTGGTTCCTCGCCATCATCTTCCCCTTCTTCGGGCCCATCAACTCCGCCGTCGGCTCCCTCCTCGTCAGCTTCACCGTCTACATCATCCCGGCGCTGGCGCACATGATCACGTTCCGGTCCGCAACAGCCCGTGAG AACGCGATGGAGCCGCCGCCGCGGCTGCTGGGGCGTTGGACGGGCGCGTACATGATCAACGCGTTCGTGGTGGCGTGGGTGCTGGTGgtcggcttcggcttcggcggctgGGCGAGCATGACAAACTTCGTCCGCCAGATCGACACCTTCGGCCTCTTCACCAAGTGCTACCAGTGCCCGCCGCCACCGCCCCTGCCGTTCCCCGGCGGCGGCCTCGGCAACATCACGATGCCATTCAACGGCGACGGGCTCCCTCCTACCCCGGCTCCTTCGCCGGCGCATTACTTCTTCCGCCACCACCGGCATCACAGCCACCACCGCGGGCTCTGA